One stretch of Zingiber officinale cultivar Zhangliang chromosome 6B, Zo_v1.1, whole genome shotgun sequence DNA includes these proteins:
- the LOC121988556 gene encoding transcription termination factor MTEF18, mitochondrial-like, translated as MRYASPSPRLLSRLLCTLPQKLTNLQFQVRERVLKEARCWLTEYLHSARAIPFSHADSIVSNAPFSLSAFVAQIPFPPSVVGVDLKRIFRRFLTYHPLNEYDFFFESIGLPPSSSSSTAVSAYPSDFLSDDGLLLATASALVHYGFPWTKLGLLYREEPRIFSSGSDKLIPRLLTFEARGFHRACIIGICLAFPSALSADADPGGEIDHLFQYLNKVFLDFDLSQSVPENNVDIFLQVCRNIRVFYDLDSRKGTMRELMCKNLRKIFLELDAALIAQKLKFFINLGMEASEAGHFILKHADIFNTDLENPSILMPEYLKSIGLKKDNVATLSRSFPYVMGKNKLGNLPATLKAMNLHNWFLGKILNGNLQYLSPEFILTSSHDTSSEKRFRHGLERLKSARMNLFLDKKVEFLLSIGFGQNELTLRSASALQGPNDQLQGRFDCIQGLGIEYSMVCRMVNTKPIILKQCKNTFREKVDFLCNDMGFSLDYLYHFPAFLCFNLENRIRPRYKMLNWLKEHGLLNKSFSPSTILTYSERNFVTTLYRLHPAAPKQWLERHSYRVDRDGNQISLFSSRPVPKDQA; from the coding sequence ATGCGCTACGCCTCGCCTTCCCCGCGGCTGCTCTCCCGCCTCCTCTGCACGCTGCCGCAGAAGCTCACTAACTTGCAATTCCAAGTCCGCGAACGTGTCCTCAAGGAGGCGCGGTGCTGGCTCACGGAGTACCTCCATTCCGCTCGCGCCATCCCCTTCTCCCACGCCGACTCCATCGTCTCCAACGCTCCCTTCTCCCTCTCCGCCTTTGTCGCCCAGATCCCCTTCCCTCCAAGCGTCGTTGGCGTGGACTTGAAGCGCATCTTCCGCCGCTTCCTCACATACCACCCCCTCAACGAGTACGACTTTTTTTTCGAGAGCATCGGCctccctccctcctcctcctcctccactgcCGTTTCCGCCTACCCCAGTGACTTCCTTTCCGACGATGGTTTGCTCCTTGCTACAGCCTCGGCGCTGGTTCACTACGGCTTCCCTTGGACGAAGCTCGGCCTCCTCTACCGTGAGGAGCCCCGCATCTTTTCATCAGGCTCCGACAAACTTATTCCCAGGCTTCTCACCTTCGAGGCCCGTGGCTTTCACCGCGCATGCATCATCGGCATTTGCCTTGCTTTCCCCTCCGCGCTGAGTGCAGATGCTGACCCTGGTGGCGAAATCGATCACTTGTTTCAGTATCTGAATAAGGTCTTCCTCGACTTCGATCTTTCACAATCCGTCCCGGAAAACAATGTGGACATCTTCCTCCAGGTGTGTAGGAATATTCGTGTGTTCTATGATTTGGATTCTAGAAAGGGAACGATGCGCGAGCTGATGTGCAAGAACCTTCGGAAGATATTTCTTGAGCTGGATGCTGCGTTAATAGCTCAAAAATTGAAGTTTTTCATCAATTTAGGGATGGAGGCTTCTGAAGCTGGGCATTTCATTCTTAAACATGCTGATATTTTCAATACCGATTTGGAAAACCCTAGCATTTTGATGCCAGAGTATCTCAAATCCATTGGTTTGAAAAAGGATAATGTCGCTACGCTGTCTCGGAGCTTTCCTTATGTGATGGGCAAGAATAAATTAGGGAATTTGCCGGCTACCTTGAAAGCCATGAATCTGCACAATTGGTTCCTAGGCAAGATCTTGAATGGGAATCTCCAGTATCTCTCGCCTGAATTTATTCTAACTAGCTCTCATGACACATCATCAGAGAAACGGTTTCGTCATGGTTTGGAAAGGCTAAAATCAGCAAGGATGAATCTGTTTTTGGACAAGAAAGTGGAATTCTTGCTGAGTATCGGATTTGGGCAGAATGAGCTGACACTCAGATCCGCATCAGCACTCCAAGGCCCAAACGACCAACTGCAGGGGCGCTTCGATTGCATTCAGGGGCTGGGTATTGAGTACTCCATGGTTTGCAGGATGGTAAATACAAAACCCATTATATTGAAGCAGTGCAAAAACACCTTCCGTGAGAAGGTGGATTTCCTTTGCAATGACATGGGCTTCTCGTTGGATTACCTTTATCATTTCCCTGCTTTTCTTTGTTTTAATCTCGAGAACAGAATCAGGCCTCGATACAAAATGCTAAACTGGCTTAAAGAACATGGCTTGCTGAATAAGTCCTTTTCTCCGTCCACCATCTTAACATATTCTGAGAGGAATTTCGTGACTACCCTCTATCGTCTCCATCCAGCTGCTCCTAAACAGTGGTTGGAGCGTCACTCATACAGAGTTGACAGAGATGGAAATCAAATAAGCTTATTTTCTTCCCGACCTGTGCCTAAAGATCAGGCTTGA